The genomic segment GAGGAGGAAAAGGCCGTGCCCTGTCCGGTATTCCGCTATCTCCTTCGCGAGTTTCGGCCCGATGCCGGGCAGCGTCTCTAACCCTGAGACATCGGCGGTATTGATATTTACCGCGCTCCGGCTTTCTACGGTCTTTTTATAATCCGAGGAATGGATAACCTGCAATTTTGGCCGCGCGAAATAGGTCCTATAAGCCAGGACCGCGAGCCCCAGGACGGCGAACGCGCTAAGGGCTATTATTACCTTCTTCTCCTGCACGGTGAGGTCAAACAACGATGCTTACGAGCCTCTTGGGAACAATAACAATATTCTTCGGAGTCTTGCCGCCGAGCCACTGCTTTACTTTTTCGTCTGCAAGGATAAGTTCCTTGAGTTCCTCGTCCGTGATGCCGGCGGGC from the Candidatus Omnitrophota bacterium genome contains:
- a CDS encoding helix-hairpin-helix domain-containing protein, coding for MFDLTVQEKKVIIALSAFAVLGLAVLAYRTYFARPKLQVIHSSDYKKTVESRSAVNINTADVSGLETLPGIGPKLAKEIAEYRTGHGLFLLKEDLRKVKGIGQDKFDRIRDLIVLE